The Gloeocapsopsis sp. IPPAS B-1203 genome contains a region encoding:
- a CDS encoding AbrB/MazE/SpoVT family DNA-binding domain-containing protein has translation MGTAIKARIVRIGNSQGIRIPKTLLEQSGISTDVEIERQDGYLVIRAVSRRKSWDEAFAAMAERKDDTLLDDASTTEWDQAEWEW, from the coding sequence ATGGGAACAGCTATTAAAGCTCGCATAGTAAGAATTGGCAACTCTCAAGGAATTCGCATTCCCAAAACTCTGTTAGAGCAAAGTGGAATTTCCACAGATGTAGAAATCGAACGTCAGGATGGTTATCTAGTAATTCGTGCAGTATCGCGGCGAAAGAGTTGGGATGAGGCGTTTGCAGCAATGGCAGAGCGGAAGGATGATACATTATTAGACGATGCTAGTACCACTGAGTGGGATCAAGCCGAGTGGGAATGGTAG
- a CDS encoding Coenzyme F420 hydrogenase/dehydrogenase, beta subunit C-terminal domain: MTSVTPQAKHKKAKALKSSSRRPAKELCSECGLCDTYYIHYVKEACAFLNQQIAELEMRSHTRARDLDNPDELYFGVHQTMMAARKTEPIPGAQWTGIVSSIAIEMLNRSIVEGVVCVQNTKEDRFQPMPIIARTPEEILAARVNKPTLSPNLSILEQVEQSGMKRLLVIGVGCQIQALRAVEKQLGLEKLYVLGTPCVDNVTRAGLQKFLETTSRSPDTVVHYEFMQDFRVHFKHEDGSEETVPFFGLKTNQLKDVFAPSCMSCFDYVNSLADLVVGYMGAPFGWQWLVVRNDRGQEMLDLVQDQLEVQPVMSKGDRTAAVQQSIPAYDKGVTLPMWAAKLMGVVIEKIGPKGLEYARFSIDSHFTRNYLYVKRHYPEKLAAHLPEFAKRIVNQYKLPEP; this comes from the coding sequence ATGACATCAGTGACACCGCAAGCCAAGCACAAAAAAGCTAAAGCATTAAAATCATCGAGTCGTCGCCCTGCAAAAGAACTTTGTAGCGAGTGTGGGCTGTGTGATACATATTATATTCACTATGTCAAGGAAGCGTGTGCATTTCTTAATCAACAGATTGCGGAATTAGAGATGCGATCGCACACTCGCGCCCGCGATTTAGATAATCCCGATGAACTTTACTTTGGCGTTCATCAAACTATGATGGCGGCGCGCAAAACTGAACCAATTCCAGGGGCACAGTGGACAGGAATTGTCAGTTCAATTGCCATAGAAATGCTCAATCGCAGCATAGTTGAAGGCGTCGTTTGCGTTCAAAACACCAAAGAAGATCGCTTTCAACCGATGCCAATTATTGCCCGTACTCCAGAAGAGATTTTAGCAGCACGGGTGAATAAACCAACATTATCGCCGAATCTTTCAATCCTCGAACAAGTAGAACAATCGGGGATGAAGCGGTTGTTAGTTATTGGTGTAGGATGTCAAATTCAAGCTTTACGGGCAGTAGAGAAGCAATTAGGGTTAGAGAAACTGTATGTGTTGGGAACTCCTTGTGTAGACAATGTGACGCGGGCTGGGCTACAGAAATTTTTGGAAACAACGAGTCGTTCTCCTGATACAGTCGTGCATTATGAGTTCATGCAAGATTTCCGCGTCCACTTCAAGCATGAGGATGGTTCAGAGGAAACAGTACCTTTCTTTGGTTTAAAGACGAATCAACTCAAAGATGTGTTTGCACCTTCTTGTATGAGTTGCTTTGATTATGTAAATTCGCTTGCTGATTTGGTCGTGGGCTACATGGGTGCACCATTTGGTTGGCAATGGCTTGTGGTACGGAATGATCGCGGACAAGAAATGCTGGATTTAGTTCAAGATCAGCTAGAAGTGCAACCTGTGATGTCAAAAGGCGATCGCACCGCAGCAGTGCAACAAAGTATCCCTGCCTACGACAAAGGCGTTACACTACCGATGTGGGCTGCCAAACTCATGGGTGTCGTGATTGAAAAAATTGGTCCTAAAGGCTTGGAATACGCCCGATTTTCGATTGATTCGCACTTCACTCGCAATTATCTCTATGTCAAACGCCATTATCCTGAAAAGTTAGCTGCGCACTTACCAGAATTTGCCAAGCGAATTGTTAATCAATATAAATTACCAGAACCTTAA
- a CDS encoding acyl-CoA desaturase — translation MLSAIQTGNFCMLDRSKFNYAALPFIGIHLACLAVFWLGVDSVAISMCVVLFLVRKFGITGGYHRYFSHRAYKTSRLFQFLLGFLGVTAGQRGPVWWAAQHRHHHKYSDTDEDIHSAEKQGFYWSHVGWILSPEYDDYNEKLVKDLTRYPELLWLEKYHFAPPILLAVVCYLTYGWLGLFWGFFVSTVVLYHTTFAINSLCHVFGSKRYDTGESSKNSLWLAIITLGEGWHNNHHRYPLAACQGFFWWEIDISYYILVILSWLGIVWDLKQPPKQLLQPEAMIAKASSIA, via the coding sequence GTGCTGTCTGCAATCCAAACAGGAAACTTCTGTATGCTCGATCGCTCAAAATTTAATTATGCAGCTTTACCCTTCATTGGTATTCATCTTGCTTGCCTAGCAGTCTTTTGGCTGGGTGTAGACTCAGTAGCAATCTCGATGTGTGTTGTACTATTTCTCGTTCGCAAATTTGGCATTACTGGCGGCTATCATCGCTATTTCTCGCATCGTGCCTATAAAACTAGTCGTCTGTTTCAATTTTTGCTAGGATTTTTAGGTGTAACTGCTGGACAAAGAGGTCCAGTTTGGTGGGCTGCACAACACCGTCATCATCACAAGTATTCTGACACAGACGAAGATATTCATTCAGCTGAAAAGCAAGGTTTTTACTGGTCACATGTAGGCTGGATATTGTCTCCAGAATATGACGACTATAACGAGAAATTAGTCAAAGATTTAACTCGTTACCCTGAACTACTTTGGTTAGAAAAATATCACTTTGCACCCCCTATCCTACTTGCGGTTGTCTGTTACCTAACTTACGGCTGGCTAGGACTATTTTGGGGCTTCTTTGTCAGTACAGTGGTTCTCTACCACACCACCTTTGCCATTAATTCTTTATGTCATGTATTCGGTAGTAAACGCTATGACACCGGAGAATCAAGTAAAAACTCATTGTGGTTAGCAATCATTACTTTAGGCGAAGGCTGGCACAACAATCACCACCGTTATCCTCTCGCAGCTTGTCAAGGGTTCTTTTGGTGGGAAATTGACATTAGTTACTACATTTTGGTTATTCTGTCGTGGTTAGGTATCGTCTGGGATTTAAAACAACCGCCCAAACAACTTTTACAACCTGAAGCCATGATTGCAAAAGCTTCATCCATAGCCTAG
- a CDS encoding type II toxin-antitoxin system PemK/MazF family toxin yields MVVRRFDVFLITLDPTVGSEIQKTRPCLVISPDEMNRHIATVIVAPMRTKGQCYPTRVACQFQDKDEQIVLDQIRTVDKTRLVKYLGQISSEAQQAVLNTLAEMFTE; encoded by the coding sequence ATGGTAGTCAGGCGTTTTGATGTTTTCCTTATAACTCTTGATCCTACTGTCGGTAGTGAAATTCAGAAAACAAGACCTTGTCTAGTCATATCACCTGACGAGATGAATAGGCATATCGCTACTGTCATTGTTGCTCCGATGAGAACAAAAGGTCAGTGTTATCCTACGCGTGTAGCGTGTCAGTTTCAAGACAAAGATGAACAGATTGTTCTCGATCAAATTCGTACTGTTGATAAAACCCGTTTGGTCAAATATTTAGGGCAGATTAGCTCAGAAGCACAACAGGCAGTTCTTAATACCTTAGCTGAGATGTTTACTGAGTAA